A stretch of the Candidatus Denitrolinea symbiosum genome encodes the following:
- a CDS encoding AMP-dependent synthetase: MAYPFINPVEVLQRRAAETPDRLSHLLLGATEAEDHSLTYSQLDAGVKSMAAFLQSIAEPGERALLVYPTSLEFIVAMYACLYAGIVPIPTNPPGMNRSAQRLEAIAKDARARLVLTTPEYQAAFLAEAAQFPDFAALKWVTRETVRAGGGHSLKIPEIKPESLAFMQYTSGSTNIPKGVLISYRNFSHNMHALHETRVRGGEYADDSAVLTWTPLFHDMGLLIGTFLTPMDGTPSILMPTIQFMQNPLNWLKAIQKFKVTASGGPNFAYDLCVNKIPLEKCEGLDLSSWKIAYNSAEPVRAETQARFAEKFAPFGFRPEALAPCYGMAETTLVISFYTGEKRTIAQRFRRADFEEGRLVPSDSNDPKESVEAVSSGTPLADYQIAIVHPKSRKRCAPDEVGEVWISGDSVGEGYWNRPDDTKHTFGAHIAGTHEGPFLRTGDLGFMYDGHLYITGRLKDLLIVRGRNYYPQDVEITVERTHPALRAGGGAAFSVVEDNVEQLIVVHETQRRELEGVDWNEVIKQIRANIAREHGIRAHAVILIRRATIAKTSSGKIQRSEMKRRYLENELEIVAEWRAPS; this comes from the coding sequence ATGGCATATCCGTTCATCAATCCCGTCGAAGTCCTCCAACGCCGCGCCGCGGAGACTCCCGACCGTCTCTCGCACCTGCTCCTCGGCGCGACGGAGGCGGAGGACCACAGCCTCACCTACAGCCAGTTGGACGCGGGAGTCAAAAGTATGGCCGCCTTCCTGCAAAGCATAGCCGAACCGGGCGAACGCGCGCTGTTGGTGTACCCGACCAGCCTGGAATTCATCGTCGCCATGTACGCCTGCCTGTACGCGGGCATCGTCCCCATCCCGACAAACCCGCCGGGGATGAACCGCTCCGCCCAGCGGCTGGAGGCCATCGCCAAAGACGCGCGGGCGCGCCTCGTGCTGACCACGCCCGAATACCAGGCCGCGTTCCTCGCGGAGGCCGCGCAATTCCCGGACTTCGCCGCGCTGAAATGGGTCACGCGCGAGACGGTCCGCGCGGGAGGCGGTCATAGCTTGAAAATCCCGGAGATCAAACCCGAGTCGCTGGCCTTCATGCAGTACACATCCGGGTCCACGAACATCCCCAAAGGCGTGCTGATCAGTTATCGCAACTTCTCGCATAACATGCACGCCCTGCACGAAACGCGGGTACGAGGCGGCGAATACGCGGACGATTCGGCTGTCCTGACCTGGACGCCGCTTTTCCACGATATGGGCCTGTTGATCGGGACGTTCCTGACGCCGATGGACGGCACGCCCAGCATTTTGATGCCGACCATCCAGTTCATGCAAAACCCGCTCAACTGGCTGAAGGCGATCCAAAAATTCAAAGTCACCGCCTCGGGCGGACCGAATTTCGCCTACGACCTATGCGTGAACAAAATCCCATTGGAAAAATGCGAGGGGCTGGACCTATCCAGCTGGAAGATCGCCTACAACAGCGCGGAGCCGGTGCGCGCCGAAACGCAGGCGCGCTTCGCGGAGAAATTCGCGCCGTTCGGATTCCGCCCCGAAGCGCTGGCTCCCTGCTACGGTATGGCGGAGACGACGCTGGTGATTTCGTTCTACACCGGCGAGAAGCGGACAATTGCCCAACGCTTCCGCCGCGCGGACTTTGAGGAGGGGCGGCTCGTCCCCAGCGACTCAAACGACCCGAAAGAAAGCGTGGAAGCCGTCAGCTCGGGGACGCCGCTGGCAGATTATCAGATCGCCATCGTCCACCCGAAGAGCCGCAAACGCTGCGCGCCCGACGAGGTCGGCGAGGTCTGGATCAGCGGCGACAGCGTGGGCGAGGGCTATTGGAATCGTCCCGACGATACAAAACACACTTTCGGCGCGCACATTGCCGGGACGCACGAAGGCCCCTTCCTGCGGACGGGCGACCTTGGCTTCATGTATGACGGTCATCTTTACATCACAGGCCGACTTAAAGACCTGCTGATCGTGCGCGGACGGAACTATTATCCGCAAGACGTGGAGATAACGGTTGAACGGACGCACCCCGCCCTGCGCGCGGGAGGCGGCGCGGCCTTCTCGGTCGTCGAGGACAACGTGGAGCAGTTGATCGTCGTCCACGAGACGCAGCGCCGCGAACTCGAAGGCGTAGACTGGAACGAGGTCATCAAACAGATCCGCGCCAATATCGCGCGCGAGCATGGCATCCGCGCCCACGCGGTGATCCTCATCCGCCGCGCGACCATCGCCAAAACGTCGAGCGGAAAGATCCAACGCTCGGAGATGAAACGTCGCTATTTGGAGAACGAGTTGGAAATCGTCGCCGAATGGCGGGCGCCGTCCTGA